Below is a genomic region from Candidatus Delongbacteria bacterium.
GTAAAAGTCTGAGCTTGTTGAATTACCTATCTGACCATCAGTAATTGCAAACTCTCTTCCATTTTGATCATAAACTACGGTTTTTTTCATTATTGACAATTTTCTGTCATCTCCTCGATTTGTAACATCCATATAGACAGTTAATTTTCCATTATTTAATTTGGCATCGATTAACCCAAAATAAAGATCATAATCGTTAAATTCAGCCATATAATCTCCATTTGAGACAGGTTGTTCCTCAACTATGCTCTTTGTTTCTTTAACTTCATTTCTTTCAGAAAGTGATTTTTCATTATCTCGAGTTGATTTAGCTATTTTATAATAGGATTTCAATGTATTTACATTAACTCTGGAATTAAAATCTAAATCGGCGTCTTTGAATAAAGGGTTTTGTTTGTACCAGTTTTTCATCGAAAAATAATCCTTCAATGAACTGTCTGTATAAACTTTTCCGAATCTGGCGTAGATTGTTTCTTCAAGAAGTTTAATCTCATTTTTGCTGAAAACTTGAAGTTCATCTTTCTTTAAAAGTTCTCCATTCAATACTTTACCTTCCGCATAATCATAAATTTCGTCAGCAAGTAAAAAACTTGTAATACAGAGTAGAATTAAAAATAGTTTCATGTTTTACCTCATTTTAATGATTTATAATATAATAAATCAGAAACTTGTGAGAAACAAATTTGTTATAATAAATTTTGTAGAATTACTAGTAAATTTAGCAAATATATTCATGAAAAGATATGTCAAAATGTAATTGTAACTCTACAAAATTATTCGCCAAAAAAATCTAGAGTATCTATTTCTATCACTTTGTATATTGTGGAATTTTCAGTAATTGTTTTTACCCAACCATATTTTTCTGAGTAATAATCCCTATAAATATTAAAAATTCTATCGTCGTTAAATGATGTTAATTTTTGTCTTTTATCAGTAGACAGAAATCTTTCAAAAACAAAAACATCAATTATCTCATTCATAAAAGTTAGAGTATCATTTCCTGTAATCTGGCTTATTAAACCGGATTTATCCTGCCACTGATCAATATTATATCTTGAAAACAAAGAGTATTCATTGTAATTATTATCATCTGATATGAAAGCTGAGAAAGGGATGCTCTTTGAATAGCATTTCAAAAAAGAGTTGTTTGCATCAAAGTAACAAATAATCGAATCTGAATAAAAATCGTAAATCGCTTTTTTACGTTTAATATTATTATATTTATCTTTGTATTTCATGATATAAACAAGAGTATCAACTTCAGATTTAGTAATTCTTTGGACTTTATAAATTTTATCTTCTTTGAACTTGAATAATTTGTAAGTTCTATTCTCGCTTCCTTCTTTAATATTGAAGAAAATTAGTAAAACAACAAATAAAAGTAATGTTCCATATATGGTCAATGATCCAGGAAAATATCTACTTCGGCGAAAAAGCATTAAAAATCCCTGTATAAATACTCATTCTGCTCGCTGTAGCCATATTCCTCAATATAAATCTTTTTTAATCTGCTTATCATGAAATCTAAAGTTTTAGGATGACTTTCAGATAATTCGGCTCTTTCGTTTGGATCATCAGAAATATTGTACAATCTGTAATCAACTCCGAAAGGACCTGGTAAAATATCAAGTTTATAATTCCCATAAATATAAGTTTTTCTAGAGAAAATATCATATATAGATTTGAATGATTTTGGATAAAAATCTTTTTTCATAAAATTATCTAGAGTAGCTTTATTTTCAATTCTTTTTACGAAACTTTCGATGGACTCCCGAATTATAATATCCTGTTTTGTATAGACAGAATCTAAAAATGAGATCCCGTTAATATAACCGATACTATCCTTAATATCTGAATAAGGCGTAAGATCAAAAATTGTACTGTAAACATCTACAGAACAATAGTTGTTTTTAACGTTCAGCTCATTCATGCCTTCTTGATATATGTAAAAATTAGATCTTAGATCGTTGAATTTCAAATTATAGTTTTTATCTATTCCTGTTGGTAAAGACACTATTGCAAAAACTGAATTTTTGAACTCCCCTTTTTTCTTAACTGTATCAAAAATTATTCCCAATTGATCGTCAATCATTTTATGATATAGATAATCCGTATTTAAGCTATCTCTGTATAAACCCTGAAAATATGGAAATATATTCATATCTCTTTTTGATAAACAAAATATCGAGTTTATACTATTATCTGAACTTATCTTTTT
It encodes:
- a CDS encoding YARHG domain-containing protein; the protein is MKLFLILLCITSFLLADEIYDYAEGKVLNGELLKKDELQVFSKNEIKLLEETIYARFGKVYTDSSLKDYFSMKNWYKQNPLFKDADLDFNSRVNVNTLKSYYKIAKSTRDNEKSLSERNEVKETKSIVEEQPVSNGDYMAEFNDYDLYFGLIDAKLNNGKLTVYMDVTNRGDDRKLSIMKKTVVYDQNGREFAITDGQIGNSTSSDFYSAVNTLFLVNGVKTSITLTFDKINSKMDEISLLKLFCHTDKEFDFNIRKISLE